The Herpetosiphonaceae bacterium genomic sequence GGCAGCGTCGTGGTGCGCGCCGCGCCGCCCTCGGAGCGCAGCGCAAGCACACCCGCTCCGCCGCGCGTCACGACGACCAGCGCCGCGCCGCGCGCCAGCAGAGCGGCGGCGGCCTGCTCGATGGGCTGATTGGGCGCGAACCAGGCCAGATCCGCCGCGCTAATCTTGATGATGTCGGCCAGCGCCAGCGCCCGATCGAGCGTCGCGCGATACGCCTGCTCATCGTGGATCAGCCCCGGTCGCAGGTTGGGATCGCACGAGAGCAGCGCACGCCCCTTGAGCTGCTCGGCGGTCGTCAGCACGGCTGCGGGCGTCGTGCCGCGCAGCAGGCTGATCGAGCCGTAGTGCAGGATGCGCGTGTCGCTAAAGAGCGCCTCAGGCAGCTCGTCGGCGGTCATCAGCGTATCGGCGGTTCCCGTCGTGTAAAAATTATACTCAGGCTCGGAGTCGGTCATCGTCACGAAGGCAAGCGTGCTCTGCGCCGACGACTCCAGCAGAAAGCGCGGATCGACGCCCTGCTGCTCGACGAATCCGCGCAGGAAGCGCCCGAACATATCCGACGACAGCTTGCTGGCAAACGCGGCTGGCTGTCCCAGGCGCGCGATCCCGACCGCGACATTCATCGGCGCGCCGCCCGGATGCATCCGAAACCCGACGGTCCGGTCATCCGCCTCGATCGGCAGAAAGTCGATCAAGATTTCACCCATACTGGTGATTAGGTGCTGCATGTGCTCGTCTCCATGCTACGCTCCTAGTATCCCCGATCATCCACGAACCGTCGAATCCAAGGGAGAGACAAGCGCCAAGAATCGCGGGACCCCCTCCGCCTGGTATGCGGTATAGGCGAGGGGAAGAAGCGCGTGAGCATAGACTGCCCCGCTCCTAGCACAATGGGAGAGGGGCGGCGCGGCAGAGCCGGGGTGAGGGCCACACGTCCAGCCGCCGGAGCGTTTCGCGCCGTTGTCCAGAGCGGCGATGGTGCTCACCTCGTAGATCACATTGCCCCACACATCGTGTACGGAGCGCTTGAGCAGGGCTGAGCTTGCGCGCTAGAACGGCGTGAGATCTTTCGTCAGCGCGGTGATCTCATGAAGCGGCGGGTTGGAGACATACTCGAAGCCGGGGAAGCCGCCCCACTTGAAGCAGGTGCGCAGATAGTTGACGAACGTCATGTGATGCGGCTCGTCGCCCAGCAGCGCATCCATCGTCGGGCTTGGCAGGCGGATCGCATACGTCGCGGTATCTCCGTCGCCGTGAGCCTTGTAGAAGGCATCGGGCGCGACGGGCAGGCAGTACGGCCCCATCTCTTGCTTGCTATACGCCTTGCACGACTCCTTCCACTCGTGGTAATCGCGGACGGCGCGCTCGATTGGATCGACGACCAGCGCATCGGGATACTGCCGAGCGTCCCAGTCGGGAAACGCGCCATTGAGATCGACCGAGCCGACGACCTGATACCAGGCGCGCAGTGACAGCGGCAATGCGCCGACATGATGCTCAAGATAGGCCAGCTTATCATGCACATCCGGCGATGGCGGCAGCAGGATCGCCTGGGGATGCTTGAACTGGTAGCCCATCGCCGTCAGATGCTCGACCAGCCGATCCAGGTTGTTCTTTACCCGCTGCATCGTCACCGCCGCGACGCCAATCGCATCCGTCCAGAGCGGCTCGTGGCGGACGTGCGGGCCGTAGCCCTGTAGCTCATCCCAGACTTCGAGGTACTCTCCGTGCTGATACCGATCCAGAAAGGTTGTTGCCGACATGACGTGTGTTGCGGTCATGATCTCCTCCTTCGATCAGCCGAAACCATCCGCGCGCCATCCAGGGACGCGGACCGGCCAGGGATTGCTGAGTTTGATTCAGCTTATGCCGCAGCGCGGATGCCGC encodes the following:
- a CDS encoding carbohydrate kinase, whose amino-acid sequence is MQHLITSMGEILIDFLPIEADDRTVGFRMHPGGAPMNVAVGIARLGQPAAFASKLSSDMFGRFLRGFVEQQGVDPRFLLESSAQSTLAFVTMTDSEPEYNFYTTGTADTLMTADELPEALFSDTRILHYGSISLLRGTTPAAVLTTAEQLKGRALLSCDPNLRPGLIHDEQAYRATLDRALALADIIKISAADLAWFAPNQPIEQAAAALLARGAALVVVTRGGAGVLALRSEGGAARTTTLPAFDVRVVDTVGAGDSFSSGLLASLAERGVVSRSALEALPQAELVACLRYATAVSALTCTRAGADPPVRAAVEQFLAQHDAA